The Corynebacterium jeddahense genome has a window encoding:
- the ppk2 gene encoding polyphosphate kinase 2, producing the protein MADNNDELPMIDLAQTEGWVVDDSDEDDPVLLMPDGTAIQTWRENYPYDERLSRDEYEKEKRALQIELLKWQNWTKDTGQRHIILFEGRDAAGKGGTIKRFNEHLNPRGARTVALEKPSPRESTSWYFQRYIEHFPAAGEIVFFDRSWYNRSGVERVMGFCTESQHAEFLREVPMLENMILGSGISLTKFWFSVTQKEQRTRFAIRQVDPVRQWKLSPMDLASLDKWDDYTRAKEEQFRYTDTDESPWITIKSNDKKRARLNAMRYILSKFEYTNKDHEVVGEPDPLIVKRGRDQIGD; encoded by the coding sequence ATGGCTGACAATAACGACGAACTGCCGATGATCGACCTCGCCCAGACCGAGGGCTGGGTTGTAGACGACTCCGATGAAGACGACCCGGTTCTGCTCATGCCGGACGGCACCGCCATCCAGACCTGGCGCGAGAACTACCCCTACGACGAGCGCCTCTCCCGCGACGAGTACGAGAAGGAAAAGCGCGCCCTGCAGATCGAGCTGCTGAAGTGGCAGAACTGGACCAAGGACACCGGCCAGCGCCACATCATCCTCTTCGAGGGCCGCGACGCCGCCGGCAAGGGCGGCACGATCAAGCGCTTCAACGAGCACCTCAACCCGCGTGGTGCTCGGACGGTGGCGTTGGAAAAGCCGTCGCCACGCGAGAGCACCTCCTGGTATTTCCAGCGCTACATTGAGCACTTCCCGGCCGCCGGCGAGATCGTCTTCTTCGACCGCTCCTGGTACAACCGCTCCGGCGTGGAGCGCGTCATGGGCTTCTGCACCGAGAGCCAGCACGCCGAGTTCCTCCGCGAGGTGCCCATGCTGGAGAACATGATCCTCGGCTCCGGCATCTCCCTGACCAAGTTCTGGTTCTCCGTGACGCAAAAGGAGCAGCGCACCCGCTTTGCCATCCGCCAGGTGGACCCGGTGCGCCAGTGGAAGCTCTCGCCCATGGACCTCGCCTCCCTGGACAAGTGGGACGACTACACCCGCGCCAAGGAGGAGCAGTTCCGCTACACGGATACCGACGAGTCCCCCTGGATCACCATCAAGTCCAACGACAAGAAGCGCGCCCGCCTCAATGCGATGCGCTACATCCTGTCGAAGTTCGAGTACACGAACAAGGACCACGAGGTGGTTGGGGAGCCCGACCCGCTCATTGTGAAGCGCGGGCGCGACCAGATCGGGGACTAG
- the groL gene encoding chaperonin GroEL (60 kDa chaperone family; promotes refolding of misfolded polypeptides especially under stressful conditions; forms two stacked rings of heptamers to form a barrel-shaped 14mer; ends can be capped by GroES; misfolded proteins enter the barrel where they are refolded when GroES binds) produces MAKMIAFDEEARRSLENGLNTLADAVKVTLGPKGRNVVLEKSWGAPTITNDGVTIAKEIDLEDPYEKIGAELVKEVAKKTDDVAGDGTTTATVLAQALVREGLRNVAAGSNPMGIKRGIQAATDKVSQYLLDNAKEVETQEEIASTAGISASDPEIGKKIAEAMYAVGNGTVNKESVITVEESNTFGVDLEVTEGMRFDKGFISAYFATDMERGEAVLEDPYILLVSGKISNVKELVPVLEQVMQSGKPLLIIAEDVEGEALSTLVVNKIRGTFKSVAVKAPGFGDRRKAMLQDLAILTGGQVISEEVGLSLETAGIELLGQARKVVVTKDETTIVQGAGDQAQIDGRVKQIRAEIENSDSDYDREKLQERLAKLAGGVAVIKVGAATEVELKEQKLRIEDAVRNAKAAVEEGIVAGGGVALLQAAHELESDLGLEGDEATGVKIVREALSAPLKQIALNAGLEPGVVADKVANLPEGQGLNAATGEYVDMLANGIADPAKVTRSALQNAASIAALFLTTEAVVADKPEPAGAAPAMDPDAMGMM; encoded by the coding sequence ATGGCAAAGATGATTGCATTCGACGAGGAAGCGCGCCGCAGCCTCGAAAACGGCCTGAACACGCTGGCTGACGCGGTCAAGGTCACGCTCGGCCCCAAGGGCCGCAACGTGGTGCTGGAGAAGTCCTGGGGCGCCCCGACGATCACCAACGACGGCGTGACCATCGCCAAGGAGATCGACCTCGAGGATCCGTACGAGAAGATCGGCGCCGAGCTGGTCAAGGAAGTTGCGAAGAAGACTGACGACGTCGCCGGCGACGGCACCACCACCGCCACCGTCCTCGCTCAGGCGCTCGTGCGCGAGGGCTTGCGCAACGTCGCGGCCGGCTCCAACCCGATGGGCATCAAGCGCGGCATCCAGGCCGCCACCGACAAGGTCTCCCAGTACCTCCTCGACAACGCCAAGGAGGTGGAGACCCAGGAGGAGATCGCCTCCACTGCGGGCATCTCCGCGTCCGACCCGGAGATTGGCAAGAAGATCGCCGAGGCGATGTACGCCGTGGGCAACGGCACCGTGAACAAGGAGTCCGTGATCACGGTCGAGGAGTCCAACACCTTCGGTGTCGACCTCGAGGTCACCGAGGGCATGCGCTTTGACAAGGGCTTCATCTCCGCCTACTTCGCCACCGACATGGAGCGTGGCGAGGCCGTGCTCGAGGATCCGTACATCCTGCTGGTCTCCGGCAAGATCTCCAACGTTAAGGAGCTCGTGCCGGTGCTCGAGCAGGTGATGCAGTCCGGCAAGCCGCTGCTCATCATCGCCGAGGACGTCGAGGGCGAGGCACTGTCCACCCTCGTGGTGAACAAGATCCGCGGCACCTTCAAGTCCGTCGCCGTGAAGGCCCCGGGCTTCGGCGACCGCCGCAAGGCAATGCTGCAGGACCTGGCCATCCTCACCGGCGGCCAGGTCATCTCCGAGGAGGTCGGCCTCTCCCTCGAGACCGCCGGCATCGAGCTGCTCGGCCAGGCCCGCAAGGTCGTGGTGACCAAGGACGAGACCACCATCGTCCAGGGCGCCGGCGACCAGGCCCAGATCGACGGCCGCGTGAAGCAGATCCGCGCCGAGATCGAGAACTCCGACTCCGACTACGACCGCGAGAAGCTGCAGGAGCGCCTGGCCAAGCTGGCCGGCGGCGTTGCGGTGATCAAGGTCGGCGCGGCCACCGAGGTGGAGCTCAAGGAGCAGAAGCTGCGCATCGAGGACGCCGTGCGCAACGCAAAGGCTGCCGTTGAGGAGGGCATCGTCGCCGGTGGCGGCGTCGCGCTCCTGCAGGCCGCGCACGAGCTCGAGAGCGACCTCGGCCTCGAGGGCGACGAGGCGACCGGCGTGAAGATCGTCCGCGAGGCGCTGTCCGCCCCGCTCAAGCAGATCGCGCTCAACGCCGGCCTTGAGCCGGGCGTCGTCGCCGACAAGGTGGCCAACCTGCCCGAGGGCCAGGGCCTCAACGCCGCCACCGGCGAGTACGTGGACATGCTGGCCAACGGCATCGCCGACCCGGCCAAGGTTACCCGCTCCGCACTGCAGAACGCGGCCTCCATCGCCGCGCTCTTCCTCACCACCGAGGCTGTCGTCGCGGACAAGCCGGAGCCGGCCGGCGCTGCCCCGGCCATGGATCCGGATGCCATGGGCATGATGTAA
- a CDS encoding dipeptidase, with protein sequence MTTPNDAQSYQPQRDRIFADLSTLVSFNSPHSTPELADQHEAACAWTVNALKERGLDVTRHATVDDADTIIATKAPANGAPTVLLYAHYDVVPANNPEAWTNNPFELTEREGRWYGRGAADCKGNLAMHLEALRLIEEHGGTDLGLRVVVEGSEELGGEDGLGKLIEEKPELFAADAILIADSGNVAAGVPTVTTSLRGGAQINVTVETLRGPVHSGSFGGGAPDAAHALVAIANSLFDEHGRTTIDGVDTTAKWDGDPYDREAFRADATVLEGVQLLGTVDDEPADLVWARPSVTMIGFTSTPVAEAMNAVNPRAEAQFNLRVPAGQNAAEIADKMVEHIKAHTPWGAKVSVEVSGVNEPFATDPEAPAVATLGQCLKEAYGADELAVIGSGGSIPLTITLQEQFPDAEIALFGVEEPLCGIHGVDESVDPAEIERIAAAEAAFLQRYSK encoded by the coding sequence ATGACTACACCAAATGACGCCCAGAGCTACCAGCCGCAACGCGACCGCATCTTCGCCGACCTGTCCACGCTGGTCTCGTTCAACTCCCCGCACTCCACCCCGGAGCTCGCGGACCAGCACGAGGCCGCCTGCGCCTGGACGGTCAACGCCCTGAAGGAGCGGGGCCTCGACGTCACCAGGCACGCGACCGTCGACGACGCGGACACGATCATCGCCACGAAGGCGCCCGCGAACGGCGCCCCGACGGTGCTGCTCTACGCGCACTACGACGTCGTCCCGGCGAACAACCCGGAGGCGTGGACGAACAACCCGTTCGAGCTCACCGAGCGCGAGGGTCGCTGGTACGGCCGCGGCGCCGCCGACTGCAAGGGCAACCTCGCGATGCACCTCGAGGCCCTGCGCCTCATCGAAGAGCACGGCGGCACCGACCTGGGCCTCAGGGTCGTGGTTGAGGGTTCCGAGGAGCTCGGCGGCGAGGACGGGCTGGGCAAGCTCATCGAAGAGAAGCCGGAGTTGTTCGCGGCCGACGCGATCCTCATCGCGGACTCGGGCAATGTGGCGGCTGGGGTGCCGACGGTGACGACGTCGCTACGCGGCGGTGCCCAAATCAACGTCACGGTGGAGACGCTGCGGGGCCCGGTGCACTCCGGCAGCTTCGGCGGCGGGGCGCCCGACGCCGCGCACGCGCTCGTGGCCATCGCGAACTCGCTGTTCGACGAGCACGGCCGCACGACGATCGACGGCGTGGACACCACCGCGAAGTGGGACGGCGACCCGTACGACCGCGAGGCGTTCCGCGCCGACGCGACGGTGCTCGAGGGCGTGCAGCTGCTCGGCACCGTCGACGACGAGCCGGCGGACCTCGTCTGGGCGCGCCCGTCCGTGACCATGATCGGCTTCACCTCCACCCCGGTCGCCGAGGCGATGAACGCGGTGAACCCGCGCGCCGAGGCCCAGTTCAACCTGCGCGTCCCGGCGGGGCAGAACGCCGCCGAGATCGCGGACAAGATGGTTGAGCACATCAAGGCACACACGCCGTGGGGCGCGAAAGTCTCGGTCGAGGTGAGCGGGGTCAACGAACCCTTTGCGACGGATCCGGAGGCGCCAGCCGTCGCCACGCTGGGGCAATGCCTCAAAGAGGCGTACGGCGCCGACGAGCTCGCCGTGATCGGCTCCGGCGGCTCGATCCCGCTCACCATCACGCTGCAGGAGCAGTTCCCGGACGCGGAGATCGCGCTGTTCGGCGTCGAAGAGCCGCTGTGCGGCATCCACGGCGTCGACGAGTCGGTGGACCCGGCCGAGATCGAACGCATCGCAGCAGCGGAGGCGGCATTTCTGCAGCGGTACAGTAAATAA
- a CDS encoding Na+/H+ antiporter subunit A: MLILLIALTAATLAAPVLLRIIGRPAFALTALVPLAGFVWVARLFHTGVFRHGGEVKASFGWMPSVNLNLEFRLDALSGLFSLIILGVGALVLFYCWGYFDSNPRRLAKFGFELTFFATTMYGLVIADNFLLMYVFWELTSVLSYMLVSYYGERASSRRAAMQALMVTTMGGLAMLVGINLLGFKAGIWKLSEVSQITDIENTPAISAAIVLIMLGALTKSAQAPWHFWLPGAMAAPTPVSAYLHSAAMVKAGIYLVARLAPDLSAVTTWHLVVLSTGGFTMLLGGWMALKQRDLKLILAYGTVSQLGFIITVIGVGSRAATMAGLAITFAHSLFKATLFMIVGAIDHTTGTRDAHELSGLGRKQPWLTTLAVVSAASMAGIPPLFGFVAKETALEAILHEELLTGMPGNITLVVLVAGSILTMAYSLYFLYGAFANKGGESKAVREMHHVGPTLWCSPAVLTAGTVAFGLVPGVLSQPINEYLDVRFPDVEGAPLELWHGFTVPLALSAVIIGAGAIMFWQRDVVAKAQFERPALGDANAVWDTILGTLHRWSLKLTASTQRGSLVINLAVIFAVLAVVPLAALILGDSNNIRMVVWDNVWQGLTVTLMAGIAYFATLQRNRLSAVIMVGLTGYCMAFIFVLHGAPDLALTQALVETIVMVVFMLVLRKMPTETEHRGEDNRLRAWLSIGTGVSVVTVAMTAMSARVAEPISTKMPELAYEIGHGRNTVNVLLVDLRAGDTFGETLVLVIAATGVASLIYGTGRFERDSRRPTLSTTKARWLASGVDTETVQNRSILVEVVTRLLFPSMMLLSAYFFFSGHNAPGGGFAGGLVAALAFTLRYLAGGRMEAEETLPVHPGRVLGVGILLTCTAAVVPMFLGYPPLTSGYLDVELPLIGEVSAPSALVFDAGVYIIVVGLIMHVIGSMGAYLDREEDTRKQRARDRARELQAKNERRRRSQEQGRRQRYDERSAVAASGSSIRNSRERGE; this comes from the coding sequence GTGCTCATTCTGCTCATTGCGCTCACCGCAGCCACGCTCGCCGCCCCGGTGCTGCTGCGGATCATCGGGCGCCCGGCCTTCGCGCTCACGGCCCTCGTCCCCCTGGCGGGGTTCGTCTGGGTCGCGCGCCTGTTCCACACCGGGGTGTTCCGCCACGGCGGCGAGGTGAAGGCGTCGTTCGGGTGGATGCCCTCGGTCAACCTCAACCTCGAGTTCCGCCTCGACGCCCTCTCGGGCCTGTTCAGCCTCATCATCCTCGGCGTCGGCGCGCTCGTGCTGTTCTACTGCTGGGGCTACTTCGACTCAAACCCGCGCCGCCTAGCCAAGTTCGGGTTCGAGCTGACGTTCTTCGCCACCACGATGTACGGCCTTGTCATCGCCGACAACTTCCTGCTCATGTACGTGTTCTGGGAGCTCACCTCGGTGCTGTCGTACATGCTGGTGTCGTACTACGGGGAGCGGGCTTCGTCTCGACGCGCCGCCATGCAGGCGCTCATGGTGACCACCATGGGCGGGCTCGCCATGCTCGTGGGCATCAACCTGCTTGGGTTCAAGGCTGGGATCTGGAAGCTCTCCGAGGTCTCCCAGATCACCGACATTGAGAACACCCCGGCAATCTCCGCGGCGATCGTGCTCATCATGCTCGGCGCCCTGACCAAGTCCGCGCAGGCGCCATGGCACTTCTGGCTGCCCGGCGCGATGGCGGCGCCGACCCCGGTCTCGGCCTACCTCCACTCGGCGGCGATGGTGAAGGCGGGCATCTACCTCGTCGCCAGGCTCGCGCCCGACCTCTCCGCGGTGACCACGTGGCACCTCGTCGTGCTCTCCACCGGCGGGTTCACCATGCTGCTCGGCGGGTGGATGGCGCTCAAGCAGCGCGACCTCAAGCTCATCCTCGCCTACGGCACGGTGAGCCAGCTCGGCTTCATCATCACCGTCATCGGCGTCGGCTCTCGCGCGGCGACGATGGCGGGCTTGGCCATCACGTTCGCGCACTCTCTGTTCAAGGCGACGCTGTTCATGATCGTCGGCGCGATCGACCACACCACCGGCACCCGCGACGCGCACGAGCTGTCGGGGCTGGGCCGGAAGCAGCCGTGGCTTACGACGCTCGCGGTGGTCTCGGCGGCGTCGATGGCCGGCATCCCGCCCCTGTTCGGCTTCGTGGCCAAGGAGACGGCGCTCGAGGCGATCCTGCACGAGGAGCTGCTCACCGGCATGCCCGGCAACATCACGCTCGTCGTGCTCGTCGCGGGCTCCATCCTCACGATGGCGTACTCGCTGTACTTCCTCTACGGGGCGTTCGCCAACAAGGGTGGCGAGTCGAAGGCCGTGCGGGAGATGCACCACGTCGGGCCCACGCTGTGGTGCTCCCCCGCCGTGCTCACCGCGGGCACCGTCGCGTTCGGCCTCGTACCGGGCGTGCTCTCCCAGCCCATCAACGAGTACCTCGACGTGCGCTTCCCGGACGTCGAGGGCGCCCCGCTCGAACTGTGGCACGGCTTCACTGTCCCGCTCGCCCTCTCCGCGGTGATCATCGGCGCGGGCGCGATCATGTTCTGGCAGCGCGACGTCGTGGCCAAGGCGCAGTTCGAGCGCCCGGCCCTCGGCGACGCGAACGCGGTGTGGGACACCATCCTGGGCACCCTGCACCGCTGGTCGCTCAAGCTCACGGCGTCGACGCAGCGCGGCTCGCTCGTGATCAACCTCGCCGTTATCTTCGCTGTGCTCGCCGTCGTGCCCCTTGCGGCGCTCATCCTTGGCGACTCCAACAACATCCGCATGGTGGTCTGGGACAACGTCTGGCAGGGCCTGACCGTCACCCTCATGGCCGGCATCGCCTACTTCGCCACCCTGCAGCGCAACCGCCTCTCCGCCGTGATCATGGTGGGGCTGACCGGCTACTGCATGGCGTTCATCTTCGTCCTCCACGGCGCGCCCGACCTCGCGCTCACGCAGGCCCTCGTGGAAACGATCGTCATGGTCGTGTTCATGCTCGTGCTGCGCAAGATGCCCACGGAGACCGAGCACCGCGGCGAGGACAACCGCCTGCGCGCCTGGCTCTCCATCGGCACGGGCGTGTCGGTGGTCACCGTCGCCATGACGGCGATGTCGGCGCGCGTCGCCGAGCCGATCTCGACGAAGATGCCCGAGCTCGCGTACGAGATCGGCCACGGCCGCAACACCGTCAACGTGCTGCTCGTGGACCTGCGCGCGGGCGACACGTTCGGCGAGACGCTCGTGCTCGTCATCGCCGCCACCGGCGTGGCCAGCCTCATCTACGGCACCGGCAGGTTCGAGCGCGACTCGCGCCGCCCCACCCTGTCCACCACGAAGGCGCGCTGGCTCGCCTCCGGCGTGGATACGGAGACGGTGCAGAACCGCTCCATCCTCGTCGAGGTGGTCACCCGCCTGCTCTTCCCGTCGATGATGCTGCTCTCCGCCTACTTCTTCTTCTCCGGCCACAACGCCCCCGGCGGCGGCTTCGCGGGCGGTCTCGTCGCCGCGCTCGCGTTCACGCTGCGCTACCTCGCGGGCGGGCGCATGGAGGCCGAGGAGACGCTGCCGGTGCACCCGGGGCGGGTCCTCGGTGTGGGCATCCTGCTCACCTGCACCGCCGCGGTGGTGCCCATGTTCCTCGGCTACCCGCCGCTGACCTCCGGGTACCTCGACGTCGAACTCCCGCTCATCGGCGAGGTCTCGGCGCCGTCCGCGCTCGTCTTCGACGCGGGCGTGTACATCATCGTCGTCGGCCTCATCATGCACGTCATCGGCTCGATGGGCGCCTACCTCGACCGCGAGGAGGACACCCGCAAGCAGCGCGCCCGCGACCGCGCGCGCGAGCTCCAGGCCAAGAACGAGCGGCGCCGCAGGTCGCAGGAGCAGGGGCGCAGACAGCGTTACGACGAACGTTCCGCCGTCGCCGCCTCCGGTTCGTCGATACGCAACTCGCGCGAAAGGGGCGAATAA
- a CDS encoding Na(+)/H(+) antiporter subunit C: MEANLFLLIGAGVLIACGVYLMLDRAMTRMILGVTLIGNGANLLLLQSGGPAGSPPILGRESEAADQAADPLAQAMILTAIVISMAMVGFLVALAYRQYRYRTDDVVERDEEDRAVAARPATPEAAPERDKSDDPVPGKASSTGDQFGPPAFEEPVKEADDAN, from the coding sequence ATGGAAGCCAACTTGTTCCTACTCATCGGCGCGGGCGTGCTCATCGCGTGCGGGGTGTACCTCATGCTCGACCGGGCGATGACGCGCATGATCCTCGGCGTGACCCTCATCGGCAACGGCGCGAACCTCCTGCTGCTGCAGTCGGGCGGCCCGGCCGGCTCGCCGCCGATCCTCGGGCGCGAGTCGGAGGCCGCCGACCAGGCCGCGGACCCGCTCGCGCAGGCGATGATCCTCACCGCCATCGTGATCTCGATGGCCATGGTGGGCTTCCTCGTCGCCCTCGCGTACCGGCAGTACCGCTACCGCACCGACGACGTCGTGGAGCGCGACGAGGAGGATCGCGCCGTCGCCGCGCGGCCCGCCACCCCGGAGGCCGCGCCCGAGCGCGACAAGTCGGACGACCCGGTGCCCGGCAAGGCGAGCTCGACCGGCGACCAGTTCGGCCCGCCCGCGTTCGAGGAGCCCGTGAAGGAGGCCGACGATGCGAACTAG
- a CDS encoding Na+/H+ antiporter subunit D — protein sequence MRTSAMSFAEWALPAMPYLTVLPLILPAAAAGLIFLLRGVNLQRAVALTTLAALTVISAAMIVVADTHGIQTVQMGGWDAPVGITLVADRLSSIMLFVSSIVLFAVMWYGISQGLRDGDEDDPVAVFLPTYMLLTMGVNLSFLAGDLFNLYVGFEVFLVASYVLLTLGASPQRVRSGIGYVMVSMASSMVFLFALALVYASVGTMNMAQAGIRMEELPTGTRAAIFATFLVAFGIKAAVFPLDAWLPDSYPTAASIVTAVFAGLLTKVGVYAIIRVRSTVFTDGSLDSMLMWVALFTMVVGVMGAIAQNDIKRLMSFTLVSHIGYMIFGVALGSVAGLSGAIFYAVHHILVQTSLFLVVGLVERQAGSAQLRRLGSLLYTAPVIGLLYLVPALNLGGIPPLSGFLGKVMLIQAGAEDGSWLAWVLIGGAVVTSLLTLYAMMNVWSNAFLRDRADAPEGNVVQARPANLAARDETVAVEERTDVGRIPAGMFLATAFLVAASTSITFLAGPISNVTDRAAQSAQDLSIYRAAVLGDDQREPTRNLDAFTRPDDAGGGRDALEHRDNNHRPTGPATTGVTTERVPAPADAESNEVDK from the coding sequence ATGCGAACTAGCGCCATGAGCTTCGCCGAGTGGGCCCTGCCCGCCATGCCCTACCTCACCGTCCTGCCGCTCATCCTGCCCGCCGCCGCGGCCGGGCTCATCTTCCTCCTTCGCGGGGTGAACCTGCAGCGCGCCGTCGCCCTGACCACGCTCGCGGCGCTCACCGTGATCTCCGCGGCCATGATCGTCGTGGCGGACACGCACGGCATCCAGACCGTGCAGATGGGCGGGTGGGACGCGCCGGTGGGCATCACGCTCGTGGCGGACCGGCTCAGCTCGATCATGCTGTTCGTCTCCTCGATCGTCCTGTTCGCGGTGATGTGGTACGGCATCTCGCAGGGGCTACGCGACGGCGACGAGGACGACCCGGTCGCCGTCTTCCTGCCCACCTACATGCTGCTCACCATGGGCGTGAACCTGTCGTTCCTCGCCGGTGACCTGTTCAACCTCTACGTCGGGTTCGAGGTGTTCCTCGTCGCCTCCTACGTCCTGCTCACCCTCGGCGCGTCGCCCCAGCGCGTGCGCTCCGGCATCGGCTACGTCATGGTCTCCATGGCGTCGTCGATGGTGTTCCTCTTCGCCCTCGCGCTCGTGTACGCGTCGGTGGGCACGATGAACATGGCGCAGGCCGGCATCCGCATGGAGGAGCTGCCCACCGGTACCCGCGCCGCGATCTTCGCCACCTTCCTCGTCGCCTTCGGCATCAAGGCGGCGGTGTTCCCGCTCGACGCGTGGCTGCCGGACTCCTACCCCACCGCCGCCTCCATCGTCACCGCCGTCTTCGCCGGGCTGCTGACCAAGGTGGGCGTCTACGCCATCATCCGCGTGCGCTCCACGGTGTTCACGGACGGCTCGCTCGACTCGATGCTCATGTGGGTGGCGCTATTTACCATGGTCGTCGGCGTGATGGGCGCCATCGCGCAGAACGACATCAAGCGCCTGATGTCCTTCACCCTGGTCAGCCACATCGGCTACATGATCTTCGGCGTCGCCCTCGGCTCGGTGGCGGGCCTGTCCGGCGCGATTTTCTACGCCGTGCACCACATCCTCGTGCAGACCTCGCTCTTCCTCGTCGTGGGCCTCGTGGAGCGCCAGGCCGGCTCCGCGCAGCTGCGCCGCCTCGGCTCGCTGCTCTACACCGCGCCGGTGATCGGCCTGCTCTACCTCGTGCCCGCGCTCAACCTCGGTGGAATCCCGCCGCTGTCGGGCTTTTTGGGCAAGGTCATGCTCATCCAGGCCGGCGCCGAGGACGGCTCGTGGCTGGCGTGGGTGCTCATCGGCGGCGCCGTGGTCACCTCGCTGCTCACCCTCTACGCGATGATGAACGTCTGGTCCAACGCCTTCCTCCGCGACCGCGCCGACGCGCCGGAGGGCAACGTCGTCCAGGCGCGGCCCGCGAACCTCGCCGCCCGTGACGAGACCGTCGCCGTCGAGGAGCGCACCGACGTCGGCCGCATCCCCGCCGGCATGTTCCTCGCCACGGCGTTCCTCGTCGCCGCGTCCACCTCCATCACCTTCCTCGCCGGCCCGATCTCCAACGTCACGGACCGCGCCGCACAGTCCGCCCAGGATCTTTCCATCTACAGGGCGGCAGTGCTTGGCGACGACCAACGGGAGCCCACCCGAAACCTCGACGCCTTCACCCGCCCGGACGACGCCGGCGGCGGCCGCGACGCCCTCGAGCACCGCGACAACAACCACCGCCCCACCGGCCCCGCCACCACCGGCGTGACCACCGAGCGCGTCCCCGCCCCCGCGGACGCCGAATCGAACGAGGTGGACAAGTAA
- a CDS encoding Na+/H+ antiporter subunit E, which yields MFSGFSHRFRPLTVAWLAFMWVLLMGELTWGNALAGVLLGLVIVLGLPLPRVPRSGNRVNWWKLLGFLGEWTWDLLAASAKVAWLSLRRADPPKNAILRVPMRLDNELVLYLATCAYNLQPGGAVTDLDLANREWTIHVLDADTDADIEREIANVQKLERQMIDIFEGGR from the coding sequence ATGTTCTCCGGATTCTCCCACCGTTTCCGCCCGCTCACCGTCGCCTGGCTGGCGTTCATGTGGGTCCTCCTCATGGGCGAGCTCACCTGGGGCAACGCGCTCGCCGGCGTGCTACTCGGCCTCGTCATCGTGCTCGGGCTGCCCCTGCCACGCGTGCCGCGCAGCGGCAACCGCGTCAACTGGTGGAAGCTCCTCGGCTTCCTCGGCGAGTGGACCTGGGACCTCCTTGCCGCGTCGGCAAAGGTGGCGTGGCTGTCGCTGCGCCGGGCCGACCCGCCGAAGAACGCCATCCTCCGGGTGCCCATGCGCCTAGACAACGAGCTCGTGCTCTATCTCGCCACCTGCGCCTACAACCTGCAGCCGGGCGGCGCCGTCACGGATCTGGACCTGGCCAACCGCGAATGGACCATCCACGTCCTCGACGCCGACACCGACGCCGACATCGAACGCGAAATCGCCAACGTGCAGAAACTGGAGCGACAAATGATCGACATCTTCGAGGGAGGGCGCTGA
- a CDS encoding monovalent cation/H+ antiporter complex subunit F — translation MNATVYTVFLTIAAVMLAAGFFIFAWRVVVGPDSMDRVLANDGITASLQCALALYICWSLDTTVVNVMIVIALLGFIATLSVARFRKRDGSL, via the coding sequence ATGAACGCCACCGTCTACACCGTCTTCCTCACCATCGCCGCGGTGATGCTCGCCGCCGGGTTCTTCATCTTCGCCTGGCGCGTCGTCGTCGGGCCCGACTCGATGGACCGCGTCCTGGCCAACGACGGCATCACCGCCTCGCTGCAGTGCGCCCTCGCGCTCTACATCTGCTGGAGCCTGGACACCACGGTGGTCAACGTCATGATCGTCATCGCGCTCCTCGGCTTCATCGCTACCCTGTCCGTCGCCCGCTTCCGCAAGAGGGACGGTTCCCTGTGA
- a CDS encoding monovalent cation/H(+) antiporter subunit G, producing the protein MVFSAAVGTARFNSTLNRIHAITKPQTTGLVLMITGTIIRVTTSDGFGVHEKGDMGMMLLLVVFALMTSPVTAQRLGRIARREGLYGGEEQLTRNDRPASYHPRRMNPKG; encoded by the coding sequence ATGGTTTTCTCGGCCGCCGTGGGCACCGCCCGCTTCAACTCCACGCTCAACCGCATCCACGCCATCACGAAGCCCCAGACCACCGGCCTGGTGCTCATGATCACCGGCACCATCATCCGCGTCACCACATCCGACGGGTTCGGCGTGCACGAAAAAGGCGACATGGGCATGATGCTGCTGCTTGTCGTCTTCGCCCTCATGACCAGCCCGGTCACCGCCCAGCGCCTCGGCCGCATTGCCCGGCGCGAGGGCCTCTACGGCGGGGAGGAGCAGCTCACCCGCAACGACCGCCCGGCCAGCTACCACCCGCGCCGCATGAACCCTAAGGGGTGA